From the genome of Candidatus Margulisiibacteriota bacterium, one region includes:
- a CDS encoding Mur ligase family protein, which yields MNIEDQLYELAKNSGINYDLTHIVNALELLDNPHLGINYIHIAGTNGKGTTADFIAQSLESYNKKIGVYTSPHLFSYTERFQINGTPISIRDIDSYLKIIKSKITAISLTEFEILTLIAFMYFRDEMVDYVVLETGLGGRLDATNVVSPILTVITTISFDHQAILGNTLLKIAGEKLGIMKPHIPLVTFEQKPEINLLFEKKAQELNCPIFFVQPTASEYLSNNKLLADKALSLLGFPSIKINTTRQIGRMQQISKSPLIIADAAHNIEGITNIVNYIKKNNLKTDILFSVSQKPREDILLIVETLASVAKTLYITEFDFYKAVPLATLLEITKNISNLKVIPKNKAKDFIAETKNNLIITGSIYFLGSVL from the coding sequence GTGAACATAGAAGATCAGCTCTATGAACTCGCAAAAAACTCTGGCATAAATTATGACCTGACTCATATTGTGAACGCCTTAGAATTATTAGACAATCCACATCTTGGCATCAACTATATTCACATCGCTGGCACAAATGGAAAAGGCACAACTGCAGACTTTATTGCTCAATCGCTTGAGTCCTACAACAAAAAAATAGGAGTCTACACCTCCCCTCATCTATTTTCCTATACCGAGCGTTTTCAAATAAACGGAACTCCGATTAGCATCAGAGATATTGATTCGTATCTGAAAATTATTAAATCTAAAATTACCGCTATCTCTTTAACCGAGTTTGAAATACTAACCCTGATAGCCTTTATGTACTTTAGAGATGAAATGGTTGACTATGTTGTTTTAGAAACTGGACTAGGCGGAAGGCTAGATGCGACAAACGTTGTTTCGCCAATACTAACAGTTATCACAACAATCTCCTTTGATCATCAAGCAATTCTGGGAAATACATTACTAAAAATTGCCGGTGAAAAGCTTGGCATTATGAAGCCGCACATTCCTCTCGTTACTTTTGAACAAAAACCTGAAATTAATCTGCTTTTTGAGAAGAAAGCTCAAGAACTAAATTGCCCAATATTCTTTGTTCAGCCAACAGCTAGCGAATATCTGTCTAACAACAAACTTCTTGCAGACAAGGCATTGTCTCTGCTTGGTTTTCCGTCTATAAAAATTAATACAACAAGACAAATTGGACGAATGCAACAAATATCAAAGAGTCCACTTATTATCGCTGATGCAGCGCACAACATAGAAGGCATAACAAATATAGTTAACTATATAAAAAAGAATAATTTAAAAACAGATATTCTCTTTTCTGTTTCTCAGAAGCCCCGAGAGGATATTCTGTTAATAGTAGAAACACTTGCCTCTGTTGCCAAAACTTTATATATTACAGAATTTGATTTCTATAAGGCAGTTCCTTTGGCTACTCTCCTGGAAATAACTAAAAACATTAGTAACCTTAAAGTTATTCCAAAAAACAAAGCAAAAGACTTTATTGCTGAAACAAAAAATAATCTGATTATCACTGGTTCAATTTATTTCTTAGGAAGTGTGCTGTAA